CATGAGTGTATTTAAGAGTTCAGTTAGGGACCATCTGATCTGGTTAGCCAATAGCCCATATAAAAATCCCTACCTGGCATCTGCCCATTCCGTATGAGACTTTCCCTTAACTATGAATGATTGTTATGGATGTCAAGTTGTCGACAGATCCAAAACATGAACAAGGACAAATATAAATGAGTACAATTATACGAAATCATTGGAAAACAACGCCACTTATGAATTATCCCTTACACCATATGCATTCCAAGTTCACAACACATAACATGTAAATAGTAAATTAACTCTCTTGTATTGTTGTTGTAGTAAAATAGACAAACAGTCTGCCATCATTAGACACAATAAGAGGCCTCACACGATAAAAGGGTAAGTTGGCAAAAGTTGGCAGCACTTGTCTTGAAGTTTTGTAGCTTAATTGTCTTTGTGTCTAACATGATCAGATTACATCTCTGCTGGAAGTTTATCTGAACGTTGCCTTAACTGGGCACACTATTTTACATTTATAGATGATCGTCAACCAATATAAATATCCTCTAAATGAATACAATGTAAATATGCACGTACTCCACATCAACAAAGACATGAAAGCTAAAACAGAGGAACATGTGCAGAATTCAGATTTTAGGATAGAGCGTATGGTACTTGATATACTTTTAAGAATATTTCAATGTCATCAATCAGATTTACATCGCAAGGAGCATTACAGACACCAGCTAGTAATTACATAATCAGTTATTAGAAACTATATCCAATTAGTTGGTTTTCATTGTTCACAAATTAAAGAGAAAAATCCCAATTTGGTTTATGAAGTTGGCTCGGAAGTGCGTTTTGGTCACGAACTTGCAAATCGTGAAATCTGGGTCACGAAGTTGCCCGGCGCAAGTGTTTTGGTCAATCAGTCACGGTGACCGTTAGTTTGCTGGCGTGGCCAATTGATTTTTTCTGCAAATTTCTCCCTAAATTTTTGTTTGTTCCAATTTTCTAGTGCTTGGTTTCACTTTTTTAGGTGGCAATTTGCAAAAAATTAATTGACCACGTCAGCATAACACTGGCCGTGATGGAATGACCAAATCGCTCGCGTGGGGAATTTTTTTGGCCCACAATTCACGATTTGCAAGTTCGTGACCAAAACGCACATCTGGGACAACTTCATAGATCAAATTGGAGATTTTCTCCAAATTAAATGTAATTCACCGGTACAACATGAGAAATGCTCTCTTGCAAAGGGGATGCACAATTACTCCTAAATTAGCATCTGGTTTAAAACCATAATAATAAGCTCACACAATACCTGTACACTAGTAATAAGAAGCAAGGCCAGGGAGAATTATGTTGAACAATTCAGGGATCAGGAGAGGGAACTAAGCAGGTCTAAAGTCACATCTATCCTTCTGTTCCCGCTGACTTTGCTGCAGGACGTTAACCAAACAACAATCATAATATCAATGTTGTCGTGGATGtagccacggcagatgctacagggggtagcacttcattgatgcgaggggaagggaacattgccatctacgggtcgaggtgcaagagacgcaagggttttacccaggttcagcccctccggagagtaaaaggcctacgtcctgctagatctctattgctcagtggagaattacaatgggggggctcagtcggcggctacgccgagagcttacagggggagattggatctcgagtaaggtgtcctctagggcctaagctcgggggtttatataagcacccccggcctagggttacatggagataactccgaatcatatcagttgctactaacccgggatccgctatccctctcgcaagtaatcttcttgtccagccgtgtggacctcctccttgggatcacggcccagtcgccttagggcccagtcgcttaggcgactggcgatccacccaagcctctatcttcatggcgactgggactggcgacccaccccctatgggcatatccccatcaaatGTCCTAGCAGAGCAAGATCTTATCAGATTTCATAATCAGATAGCCTTAGCATCCCCCATGTGGCCACGGCTCTAACCCAAAGCAAGCCGACCGATCGCGAAGTTTGCACATGTAAGGCTCGCTCAACTCAGCATGGGACCATCAGCACAAGCAGGCAAGTAGACACGGAAATCTCTACCGATGGCAACGGTACGAGAACACCTGATCAAATTGTCTGAACAATCCCGGTGGCTGCTCCCCCCTACACACCAAAACACAATGATCGCATCTGATTAAGAGAGGACGCAGCGCACAACCTAATCAATGGAACAAGCGGAGAAAACGGACCAAGTTGTTACCGAATCACTTATCGCGCGTGGTAATTCGAAGAAAAAGAGCTGGGCCTGGgactctgtgcgagatcgttgcggGGAACTTACTAAGTCGGTGGGTGCGGTTCGCCGGtgaccggcggcggcgggggccggcCGACGCAAGGGGGCCGCCGCTTCGTCGTCGCTGAAACTAGGCAGCAAGTCCGGCTCGGTCTCCTGCGCAGTAGCCAGTAGACAGGCCTTTTAATTGGTGGGCGTGCTATGATAGGCCAGACTGAAAATTACATTTGGGCTTTCTGGGCCCTGCCGGGCTTTTGGCTAGCCAAACTCGTATGCCACCCCCGCATTGGGATTTGGGAACTCCCACCGTTTTGGCGTTTCCCGCCGCGACGCccgcggcggcgatggccggcgcGACGGGCGGATCCTGCCAACCGGCCACCGGACCCCTATGCCATGGCTCCTCAGTCCTTATCCGCCACCGTTAGCTCCACCGTCTCCGCCTGCCGCCATTTACTGGTTAGTCGCCTCGCGCAAACTCGAGACCGGCGACGTCTCGAATAGTCGAATCCTCCGCTCCACATTAGCCGCAGCGCCTCACACCTCCCAATTCCCGAAGGTCGAGCAGCTCGCTGCCACTTCGTGATCGATCGGTACCCTACCGCATCTCTAGTTTCTGATCGATTGAGGTGCTAAGGGTTCGGTAGAAATCGAAGTTAGTACTGTAGATTGGAAAGGGAATGCTGAATAAAGGGATCCACCATTTAATTTTGTTTAGCTGGTGCTGAGTAGATTGAAAGGGAACGCAGAGTTAAGGAATGCCCGAATGAGGAATAGTGAGAGGTAATTGCACAACCAGTCACAGAACTTGAGGGATCGCTCGGTCTCCTCTGGCGGAAGCATTTCGTCGAGCATGTTACAGACGGGCTAAGAATCTATTGAGGCTACCAAAATTCCAGGGACCAGTGGTATTTTGCACAAAAATTACCGCCTCCTTAGCAAATGCCAAAATGGAGCACATGAGCACTTCTCTGCTTCAGTGACTAATCTGCACATACCCTGCAATTTCCGCGATACATCGTGCAATTGCCAAAATGGAGCTGGGGTGAGTGATTTTTCTTGATCACTTACGTGCCTGCGACTATGGTAACAAACTATTTCAATCTGTCACAAAAATAAACACTACCTAGCCAGGAGTACATTGAGGCATATTCATTCTGTAAATTTGACATGTAACTCTGTAAGGTATGTTATTTTTGCATCCAGGGATTCAGGACTGGAAATTTTGTTCAGCCTTCGTCGTTTATCTTTCCATATAATAGCAGAATAGGATCTGCTAATAGCTGTCCTAAGGAATTTTTTTTGCCGTTGGTGTGGTTCTGCAGCTTGGAGGTGGAATCTGGATCGCTGGCCATTCCTTGTATTGCTTGACACATTAACCAGGTATTTTGTTAGCTGCCAGTTCTGCCCTTTGTTTCATGTAGACTTGTTTCTTGTCTGTTCATATAATTGTGGATCAATTTGATATGTTTAAAGTAAAAGTTGGCGGTGCCAATGTGAATCAACCATTTTCTATTGCGACCTAGGAGGAAATCAAAACCCCTGTTGGAGGGTGGGATGCAAGTGCATCTAGAAAAAAAAAACCTACACATTTACCCGGCATTGGGCTTGCTCCAGGAGCTCAAAGTTAGCTTTTCTCTTTTTGAGCCTGAACGGCAGGAGCTCTGCTTTGCATTGATAGAAGAGGGAAATCTGTACAAGCCAAAACACCCCAAAAAAGGAGTACTTTCAGTTACAACACAGCATTAAAGGTGGGCACCACGAAACCAAAAACCTTGCAGGTCATATTTAGCGTTAGCCTTTCTCATCACGAGTTGCTCAGACTAGTTAGTACTTCAGTAAACCTGCATGTATACCAACACATATTTCGCTTTTTAGGGAAGTGGTGAAGCTACATTCTGTTCTTATCTTGAATGCAGGATTTATTCGATTACCTTTAGACTAAAGGCTGGCCGACATTGCTTGCAATCCCTGTATCCTTTTTTCACAATGGCTAGTGAATGTGCTGTGCCCAGAGTACCAGGAGTCTTTTGAGTATTTATTATAAGATGTAGTAACTTCTATTGGCGAGTTCCACCCCATGATTATATCATTGTGCACTTCGCCGTAACAAGTTTGAGTTGCTATATTTGAACAAACATATGCATATATCAGCTATAATCTTAATGTGTAGGCTGTCATTTTGAGATTGCAGGAACCAAAACTTTATATCATGGTCAAGTAAAGCAGGTCTCACCTATATTATATCACTGGGTTCCTTAATTCCTTTCAAAAAGGGAAATTCCCCAAACTAAACTTCCCACAGTGATCACAGTCAATTTCGTTGATAAGTCGGCCAGAGGACTTTCACTATCTAGGAGGTGTACCCATAGCCCATCTGAGTTGGAGGCTTGGAGCTGCGTGTGGCAGTCTTTCTTTCGTAAAAGATGGAGGGCAACTGGGCCCATTACGTGACAAAGGCTCACGGGTTACAAGgttttactccctccgtccacaaataagtgcacATCTAGCCTTCTAAGaaatccacaaataagtgtacatctagACTTTTTGGTATATTTTTTACGTTTAGACCCCTAGTGCATGCCTTGATTTCTGCCCCCATTAATCATTTTTGGTTTTTTAATGTTGTTTTATTGGTTACTAGCATGCACAACATTTATTAGCACCTAAATCAAAGTATCTTTTTAATTAATGAGCAGATTGATTGAAGGAATGAAGAATTTTTTTACAAAAAGTTTAAGGTCTCTTGAAAACCGCGcgggtccacttatttgtggacggagggagtacttgtcAAACATGGTACAAATCTGTCAATACAAGAGTTGTGAGAAATGATGCATATTCTAGGTTCGATGGACTATGACCTGTGCGGCGCATGGGCTTCAGAGTGACAGCTTTTGCTAGGAGAGAAAAATGCTCGCTGCTTATGGCTACTCTGGGTGAATGTGCAGTTCTGCGTGGCTTTGTATGTAGACTTGAGTCGTGTATAATTGTGAGCAGGCCAGCAGGGCATTTATTCTTGCATGCAATCATGTCAAGTGGTGGCAAGTGGTGCCGAGGAATATGAAAGGACTCCGACGGGATCCGGGTGAGCATGGCTGTTGTTTCTTCGGGCTATCTAAGAGTGGGGGTTAAAATTCTCAAGGCTGAGACAGCTTCTGGTTCCGACACGTCTGCGAAGCTACATAGGAGACTCAGTAATATCCTGTTTGTTGCCAAGACGTATCAGTACTGTGAGTGCCCTTATCTCACACCTTTTTCCCTGTCAAATCTGTCTATTGTCCttcatgtttgttaatgttaGTTCTGTTTGCATGTTCCAAATCCTGTGGCGATTGTACTTCTGCGAATATTGTAGGGAACGATAATGGTAGCACTGATAAGGAAGTTCAAGAAAAAACTGTGCTGAACTGTAACAAGTCTGTGAGTTCCAGAGGTTCGCCTAGCAAATTTTGTTATTAGCTCTATAATTTTTGCAATTCTATAGAACTTCATTTCTGCAACATAGGGAGGACAAAGCCACGTTTCATTGATCTAACCAAGAGGCGAATCTGTTAACAATGCACTTCATTTTGTAGGCCATTTGTTTGTGTGTTGACAAccgtgatgaatataagcatattTTATAAAGTTTGTAGCACCTGATGGTTCCTATGGTTTTTTCTCATAGAAAATTACCTGTCCAATTAGTTTTGTATCAGGATTTGTTTTATAGCGAGGTGCATAAATGTTCTGGCAGCAGTGCATGCATGGAGTAGAGTAATACACCTGTCAAGAAGGTGCTCTGGCCAAATCTTCTGTAAAACCAGTTGATCTGAGAATCGAGAATTTGAGACGTCCTGGTAAAATCGTAATGAAGCAGTTGAATGCGATATAAGTGAAAACCTCCCAGCAATTTCCAGTATAAGATGAGACGGTAACAGTAATAAATTCATAATTTGTATAGGGCGTGACCTAACAGGCTCTTAGGTTAACCAGTTCACTTATATGTGGTTCATTTGGACTTTTCATTGAAAGCTGAAGATGTTTCTATTGCTTGAGCTAGTTGCAGGATGGAACTGCTGATGGCGACGACTTTGAAAATTACATGAAAATTTTCAACTACCTATGATATGATTGTTTTAGCCTAGTATTGCATCAACTCGTGATATGTACAGTGGTCATCCTATGATTAAACTGCACCCCACGTCCCCACCCCACCATCTACAATTAGAACTTGATGTCAAGAACAAACATTAATTCAGTAGGTGATAGTGAGGCTTTCTTGAACAGTATTAGTCTCAGATAACAATGACAAAAGTCTATGTACAACAAAAGGTGTGTGACAAAATTTCCATTTGCTTGTTCTTTTTTATGTGCATATTCGTGTGTAATTTATACTACTATTGACTAATCATGACGGGATGTCAAGGATATGAGCCATCTTGTAACCTCAGGAGACGGATGTTGGTTAGTAGTGCATTGAAGTTCGTAATTAAACACAAATGTGACCCTGATGTAACTATTTTTTGGTGTCTTTTCATGCCTACAAATCTCGCCTCTTCGTTAGGAGTTTGAATTTATTTCAGTCATTGCCAATTAGGACTAGCTACTCTCTAAACTAGCTGCCCAGTTTATGTTCTAAGTGGGATGCAAGTGGGTGTCAGGCTGCAGACGCATTGTCTTCCTAGCTCATCTGCTTGCCAAAAACTCAGTACAGATCGAATGACTTCCgtttcctcgaaataggctttcgccttgCTATATTAATAAGCGTCTTCGCGAGTAAATTAAGACCTAGTGTCTTCATAAGCGTGATTTATTTGCTGGTTCATATAGGCCAAGATTATATTGTTCAGTTTTATTATCTATTATTCTCTGGGCAGGGACGCACTAGCTACTACTCATTTGCAGACAGAGCTCTCTGCCCTTGTGAACAAccatctttctttttcttttttctttccgaGACGAAGTGAACGGCAATCTTACCTATGCACATTCAAACTGTTGGTAATGATATATTTGATAAGTAGAAACCACTCCAATCTCCATTGTATAACTGATAACTGATTCGTCCATTGGAACTAGTGCATGTATGTTCCGTGATACAGTTTCGCCATGTTTGCTGACTGTTTTGGCCATTATTGCATACTTATATGTAAAAAACCAAATGACAGTTAAATTTCCTTTTGTACATGGTATAGTATGGTTATGGCTCATAGAAGTAGCATTTCCCTTTCATCTATGCTAGCTAGGCATATCCAGAAAGCATGCAAACTTAATTAAGGCGCTGTAGGCGCATATGCTCATGATATAATattgccaaatcgaccaaaagggGGCACCCAAATGATGGGAAAAGGGGAGCCAAGAACTTATGCCTCTTCTCATCAGCAGCCATATTAACATTATAAAACGCACATTGGAGTGATCTTGCACAgtagatatggcaagatctagcaCTGCATATATGTGCACACAATCTAGGTATAGAAATATCAATGCATTTGTCTTGTCATACAGTAAAGCTCGAAGAGGATGGCCAGATAATGCTCACAACTTACAAAGGATCAGGTACAAAGTAGTACACTGCAAGCTATAAGCTGCAGTGAGCTAGCAGCCACACATGCATGCACAGACATGACAAAATAGTAGGTTACTGGGAGACTGTCCTGGAGTACTAGGGGCTAGGGCCATGGCCAGTGCCAGTGCCTTCTCCTCCTTTCACCACCAGACACGTCGACGGTCTTCAGCTATCAATCTGCTCCCTGGGTCCCAGTCAACACTAGTACCAACTATTTTGCCATCACACCGTATCTTGGATCGTCTCCAAAAATAGGAGCTGAGCTAAATGCACACTAGTAGCAGATGTACTCTGCGACGTACACTAGTTCACAGATTGACTAGTAACTAAATTGGCTGAAGAACTGAACCGTAGACAGACTACCAAGAAACAGTAGAGCCAAGACGCTCACAAGCAAACTCTTATTTGAATGAAGACATAAAGGGTAGCTAGTAGTAGAGCTATTGGTTGATCCATAGGTTTGcatgcatgcgccatgcatggGCGAGAATAAGGATTTCGCTGATTGTTTCCATCAGCGGCGGCGCGCAGCTGTCTCCCGCTGCGCGTTGAAGTAGACGGCAGCGACTGGGAGGCCAAGATCGTTCGCGGCAGCGAAGCGGCGAGTGTTGAAGTAGTCCCTGCTGGAGGGAGGGCTCATTGTCTGCCGCTGCTTCTGCTTGAACAGCACGAATGTGAACCTGTGAATGCCGATGTTGGGCTTGGGGTTCTCGTAGCTCACCACCTCCTTTCCTGCATGCATTCATGTGTGTTTATTCAGAGAAATTAAGGACGAAGCCAATCGGGAAAAGCTAAAGCAGGTCGTCCATGAAAAAGACTTACCAAAAGAAGCATCAGTGGTGCCTGGAATATTATTGACGATCCTGCATACAAAGTCATGACTTGATCAGCATATTTTTATGCATAGCTGCACGATAAGCCGTGACCATTTATGTTTACTAAACGAAAACTGACAAGTTTTATGTTCATAGGAAAGCAACTATTGATCACTGGATAAATCAATTTGATCTTAAACATGCAGCTCACTTGGGCTGAGCAATTCATCTGTCTTTAACTCATGAGATTTTCCATCTTATGTTCAGGGGTAGTGTAAGCTAGCTTGGTTTAGTAATTACCAGTGGAGATGCTCCCTCAGGTATGGGTCGCTAGGCCCTGGCACATCTGGGTCCGTCATGACCTGAAGAGCAATAACACTGGTTATCAGCTGGATGTTACACTAGGTACCTTAATTTGTGTAAGCAATGGCACAGAGGAGAGAGAAAGCACAAACCAGTGTGAAGAAGGATCTCATGTCGCCACCCTGGACCTCAATGCGTGGCTTGGAGACGACTGCGGACGGGAAGAATTCGTGGCCATTGAACACCTGCTTGTTGGAGCTGTAGGTTACTGTCATCTTCTCAGTGGGGGTGAAGTTGTCGATGACCTCCCCGATCACCTTTCCGACGATGAGAGGCTCCACCACCCTAGCCATGTCTAGCTAGCTAACTTGAACTGAAAAGGCGGTGATGATCGATGCCAAATATCTACAGCTGACAGGTAACTAGCAAGTCGAAGCACTAGGTAAACAGTCTTGAGGAATGAGGAAATATAACCTGATGGTTGTTGCTAATATTGAGTGGCATAGAGGCTCTATTTATAGCTGCGAAGAGCCGCGAGGTGAGAGAACTGTGAGTAGGGTAAAGCTCTAAAGCTAGAATATCAGTAGGCGATGTTTGATTATTCCATCCTTGGCGCACTATAAAACTGAGGCACACATCTTAAAAAGGTTTCGAACCTGAAAACTGGCATTTGCTATATATTCGAGACTTCTTGTTTTTGGGAGAAGTTTATTCCAGTTAATACATAGAATCCACACATTTGGTAAAAGACGAAAAGCCTATTGCCCTGTATGCGCCCACAAATTCCCAAGCTGAGGTAGATCAGATGTACCATAGTAAATGTCCTTGAAACAGTTCACTGATCCTTAGGAAGGATATTGTTGTAAGCGACATTGTTTGAGTGGTATTGGCTAGCTTAGACGACTTCTGAAAAATTGGTTCAGTGAGGATGATGAGTATAGGCTATGCTGCTAACTCTAAAACTGAGTATTGATATGCCGGTCAAAAATGCCTTTTTTCCTTTCAtgtgcattcatgcatatatgcATGTACTTTATTTCTACCCAGTCTAAAAATTTATATTTGGGGAATTATTTGTTGGTTTGTACTGAAATACTTTTGCAATACTGTAATTTTGTTATATACTACAATTATATTTATATTGTCGTGTAACGCAGCAGCGAGCCGTGGACACTGAGATAAGGTTCTCCAGCTCTGCTCAACCGCACATGAGTCATCGCGGCAAGCAGAATATCAAAGGGCGGAACAACAGAGCGGGTAAACTTGCTCCTAGGTTCACCCAACATACGCTCGCGGCTCGACACTGTCACGGTGTCCTTGCCACTAATTTTCTCATATTCGTTCTTCTTTTGGCGGGCTTTTCTGGTGTTTCTTCTAAGTACGATTGTAGGTCGCCTTCTTGATGTTTATCTTCTAATTCAAAATTGATGCGCATTTCAATGTGTGTCATTGAATGTTTTGGACATGAATTTGTTATATGTGCAATTCTGATCTCTTACTTTGACATATGGCATGTCTAAGAAGTATTTTTTTTATCTTGTTGATGCCATACAACAATTGGTTTGTACATTTTAGCAAAGGGTTGTTACTCCATCAATTGGAGTTTTAACACCGTTACTTGGATAGTTTCTGATCTCATGTAATTATTTGAAACCTGATCTCTGATTATCACTCATCTTTctggttctggttccttctttttCTGAATGGAGGCACTCTCAGGATGTGCTGATCATGTTCTCAATTTCTTATGTGGCATGCCTTGGCATTTTGACCAACTTTATATGTTTACTGCCTATTGTACGGTACAaaaaccggaggccaaacagtcaTCTGATTGATGCTGAGGGTCCTCATTCCCATTTGTATTTCATTTCGTGAGGGTGAACTCTGGTGATAATCAGTGAATCTCCATGATAAGTCAAAGATTTCTGCCTGTCCTCATTCCCATTTGTATTTCATTTCGTGAGGGTGAACTCTGGTGATAATCAGTGAATCTCCATGATAAGTCAAAGATTTCTGCCTGTCCTCCCGCTTAATTATGCTAACTGCAGTTGCTCTTTCCGTCGATTCTTTTTGGTTATTTATAAGCATTACCGTGTGAATTCTGTGCGCCGTACCATTTCACTTTCGGGTTCCACTAGGCTTAAACAAATCATGCCAACCTAGGAAGGATAAGGTGGCATGTGGATCAAATGATGGGACTGTCCTTTTAGATGATGGCCCATTTTATATTTCAATACCAAAATTTTGTAGCTGATCTGTTATGTTTATCCTTCCTTGAAAATGTATCTGCTTCGGAGCAACA
This region of Lolium perenne isolate Kyuss_39 chromosome 2, Kyuss_2.0, whole genome shotgun sequence genomic DNA includes:
- the LOC127334721 gene encoding CEN-like protein 2, coding for MARVVEPLIVGKVIGEVIDNFTPTEKMTVTYSSNKQVFNGHEFFPSAVVSKPRIEVQGGDMRSFFTLVMTDPDVPGPSDPYLREHLHWIVNNIPGTTDASFGKEVVSYENPKPNIGIHRFTFVLFKQKQRQTMSPPSSRDYFNTRRFAAANDLGLPVAAVYFNAQRETAARRR